In the Populus trichocarpa isolate Nisqually-1 chromosome 8, P.trichocarpa_v4.1, whole genome shotgun sequence genome, TTGTCAACTTGCCGCTCCCATATCTAGGGCTCAAATTAACTTCAACACACTAGTTGAACTATAACTTAATACCATAAATTTTGCAAGTACTAGCACTTTCCTATAGCACTCTCCGGTTCGTTCTTTTTCATGGTCACATAATCTGTCTTATTGTCAAAGCTAGCTGTCTATCACTTCAAAACTGAAGATAATATTATATCTAGCTGAAGTTCCCTCTGCAGGTCGATGAGAGTTCCACTGACGTTTAATTATGGGAGTTACAGTGTCAGGCAAGAGAAATTCTACATTGGAAACAACATGTACAGCAGATGTGAAGTGGTGCATGGCCATGGAATGGCTGGTGCAGGAGGCCCTTACCTTCCCAATGTTTTTTGCCCACCATCCACAACTTCATGTGGTAACTCCTTTCCCTTCTCCGCATGCTTTGTACTTGATGGTAGTAAGATTCGTATATTGTCTTGGACATGAGCAGTGAGCACAATTAGTTTTCTTTCATATCACCTGTAGTTTAGGATGTCTGATACAATTTTGTCCTTTTCCCATGCTGAATATTAGGTTCTACATGAAAGCTATTAAAGAGGGCCAGATACTTGGCAGTGCTGGCGCTGTCAGACCATGAGCAACTTACGCATGGGCCCTCAACAGCTACGTTGTCATTCTCGCTTCTCTAGAAAGCAATGAAATTGTATCCTGTGGACAAGTTTTTGAGGTATAAATATTTGCAACACAAACTTACTGTGCCCGATTAGCAAAAAAGAACGATTTGGGGTGTTAATGGGTCGAGGTACTGTTGCATATTTCACTTTATGTTTTGGACATGATTGGTGATACCGTGATATGATATAATTCAGTGAAGTATCTGGAAAACCTATGTTGCTTCGGACCTTTTGTTTTGCCTTAGAGTACCCTGTGTCCGACGTTGGACACTTGAGCATGGGTTTGACAGTTGGACACTCCAATTACATGGAAAAATGAACGatgtcttataaaaaaaataggcgAGTGACATGGGAATGGAAGTTGGACACCGTACCCGTGTGGGATATGGATTCCGAATTCAAGTAACATACCTGAAAACTGCAAATAATATACTCTTAGGTTCTGATTAGTCAATTCTATTTTACAGGTTCATGTTAGAACAAACGAAAATGACCTACACGAGTGCATAAAGGTATGGAAATAAAGATTTTTCCTAAAACAGTGATACTTTTCTAGGAAGGTGCTGCTGTTCTTTCTGATGATGATACATTTACTTTCATATTTCTAAAAGCTAGTACTGCCCTTTGTGTTGATTTTGATTATCTTGTTAATTTAGTTCGAATTATTTGACAATGGTAGTAACAGGGACTGGAGTGGTTGCTGCAGTATATAAGCTCGCAGTCTAGCAGGAGAAGGAATGAAGGATCGTAAGATCCCCTTTTGTACACTGACATTCTTTTCTCACACGCATCGTTGGGAACTGTAGATGAATATCTTTATAAAGCCTGATAATAATAGGTGACACTAATCTGATTCTCTTACAAATCACCAGTACATGCTCTTACCAAACTGTTCATAATATAAAATGACAGGTTCTGCATTCAAGGAGCTGCCTCGTGTAAATTCAAAGACATAATATTCCATGCATTTTTCTGTTTGTTCTATTCAAAGCAATGATAGGATTATTCAGACAGTAGCTTGTTATCTCCAATGCCATTTTGTTGTTTTAGCAGGCAACTCCGTGCCATATATTTGTTCCTGTGCCTAGCTAGTACTATAACAGTGAAAAAACTGGTCTCGGAATCCCATGGATGCAAGTCAACATATGTTTTTACTCTTCGTAGTTCTACAGGACTGTTCTTCTGATGTTTCTTGGTCTAGAATTAGCTCTATATAAATGGTCTAGAAGAAGGATTTCAAACCCGAGATGAGCTTCTGGAGGCAAGAAGGCACACAGACGACTAAATCCAATGCCAGCCATGAATCCATTACCTGTAAGCTATACCTTTATTTTTGCGCTAACTTGTTGATCTAAGGTTCTGTCCCCCTACCCCGAGGCTCGTTTTAGCATCTACTCCTTTTGTCATCCTCTGAAACACAAAAAATAGATACCCTCTGGCTTCATTTGCGAATGacataaaggaaaaataaaacatcgaACGcaacaatttcaaacaaaatgcCAACGAAATTTGTCCAAGCGCAGTATCGCATAGGAACGGAGTCCGAGATTTACACAAATGGGAAACTACGGGTAATACacacagaaaataaaatcaagtgtGTTTTGAAGATGCCCTTATCACTCTATATTTGCTACCTGCTGGATCGATTGGAACCCTTGGAGGCTCTCCTGCTGGAGGCTCACCATGATGGACCTGTGCTGAGTTCCTGTCGCTGACAGGAATTTCCATTTTTTCCTCTTCAGCTTTTTCAACATGTTACATTTATCTGAGATTTCGAATGGTTTGGTTTGTGTCAACAAAAGAGTTGCTCCAAGCCACACTGACACACTCATATGCCAAGAAGggcaaaatcataaatttgaaaaatcctACTCCCTCTCACACCATGTTTGGGAGGAAAAAATTGGGCCAAGAAAGAAAGGGGGCTGaagatgtttgttttttaatccgCTTATTTGGACGACGGTGGGGAATGAaagcaagaagaaaagaaaacataaatagtagAAAAGAAGtagtagaaaataatttttttaaaataaaattaccattATATCCTTGTTCTATAGCTAAAATGACAtttataaatgataaatttgTCATTTTAGTAAGTTTTCCTTCCCACTTTCTCTCTccaaattgaaaagaatgatTTACGTGGTATATGAGAGATTCTCTCTCAtcattttcctctcttttcatGGATGGGTacattccattaaaaaaaagaagaaggaaactcCAAATCACAAATAAACCTCACCTTTTGCTTACACGAACGGTTCGTTTGGGATTGGatatcaaacaatattttttaaaaaattaaaattatttttttatatatttaaataattttaatatactaatataaaaaatattttaaaaatattaatttaatatatttttaaataaaaaatattttacaaaaacaaaacactaaaaaaaccataacaacaaagagaaacaaaaggtCGGTCAGTCACTCCACCTCACCCTCATTATGACCAAAACGCCACTTCGTAACCAACAAACTCTCCCTCGTCACAAAGGGCTATCACAGTCAAATCACCATTCAAGAATCAAAACCGCCTCTCCTCCAGGAACCCACCCAAAATCCATTTTCCTCAAACACAAAACAcaacctctccctctctccctcccaaacaaaacaaatggcCATCACAACCACCATATTTGAAGCTTGCAGCAAGAAACGAAAAGGAAGCCCTCTCATTTCCACTTTCAACAACTCTTGTAGTCCTCCTcgtccaccaccaccacccatgCCCCTTCATTCCGGCCCTTTCAGAGATAACATTAGAGAATTCCTCAAACATTGCGCTGAGATTGAAGACTATACTGTTTGTCACAATCCCGTTTGGTGTGCTTTGCTCTTGAGTGACTCCACCGGCGTCGTTTTCCCTCTCTACGTTCTTGAAGAGAACATTCACTCTTCTCACCCTCGCCCACTTTGTGATCGCTGCAGATGCATTGGTATATAGTAaactgctgcttcttcttcttttaatattctaaatttGGGTTTTGAATTAAGTTCTTTAGTTCTTGTCTGATATGTTTCTTCTTAAAAAATTGGAGTAGTATCATGTGgtctgattaattaattaattttctacattttttttttggtttttatttttgaaggttGGAGTCACCATTTTGTGTCAAAAAGAAGGTATCATCTGATAATTCCAAAGGACGATCAATGGAACAAACCTCTAAACAAAGAATCTCTTGAGAAAAACAATCATCTCTTGCATGGTCTCATTCACTGCAATGGCTTTGGTCATCTCCTATGCATCAATGGAATTGAAGCCAACTCAAAATTCCTCCATGGGAAAGAACTCATGAATCTCTGGGATCATCTCTGCTCAATTCTCCAAACCCGGTATCTAATCTAACATAACATTTGCGAGttctattttatttgcattatattttctttttttcccttttcatttttttttttttgttcttgttcagTGAAATTTCAGTGGAAGACCTGTCAAAGAAAGCCGGAAGCATGGACCTTAGGTTGCTTCATGGAGTTGCTTATGGGCGTACATGGTTTGGAAAATGGGGTTACAATTTCAGCCGTGGAAGCTTTGGGGTTACACAGCAGAAATATGAGAGAGCTATTCAAATCCTCAGCTCACTAGACGTCAGTAAGATTATTCATGACTTCATCAACAAAAGGCAAGGAGAATTGGTTAAAAGaatcattaatatttatagGGATGCTAGTGAGACACGGTTGGTTACCATTAGTGATTTGTTTCAATTCATGCTTGCTCTGAACTCCACTCCCCTAATCCGAAGGAAAATAGCCTTGACATTGGCTGCTATTccatcaaaatcatcaacacACTCAGCCCAACAACCagaaacttgtttatttaaggaTCCAAACCACCatagttccttttcttttattgctaAATTCGATGAGAGTAGATGGCCTGCGAGAAGATTGGATGATGTAGTCAGAGTGGTACTTACTACTTTGGAAGCTAATGGATCCAAAATGGATCGGCAAACCTTGCGTGATGCTGTTAGACAACACATTGGTGACACTGGTTTGATTGACTTTGTTATAAAAAACATCGATAAGGTTGCGGTGGAAAATCGATTCATTCATCGTGTTGTCAACCCAGTTACCAGAAAGTTAGTAATCTCACTTCAAGATGTTGTTCATGAAgggaaaagtgaaaagaaaatggaGTCCCACGCTGATATTCCAGCTCTAGAACCAGGATTAGATGTTAACAAGGATTTGCATTTTTTGTACAATTATGTTTTATTGGGCTACCCCGATTCTCATTCAGTTACCCTAGCAATCAGAGCAATCTTGGATAGCAAGCATTTTGCCAAACAGTGGCAATTTAAGGGCAATAATGATCATGAGGATTCATTTCTAGGGCTTGTTCTCCGGCTTAGGCCAAGTTACAATGAATTGGTGAAAGAGTTGACACGGCCATTGCCACCAGGTGAACTTCTGGTGGTCCCACAGTATGCTACTGTTGATGAGCTCAAATTGATGGTGCAGTGTGCCTTAAGGGATACATATTATGTAATGGACAAGTTTGCTGTGAAGGATGTACAGATAGGTAAAATAGAGGAAAAGGAGTACCAGGATGGGGTAATGTGCGAAGTGGAGCAAGGTGTGCAGGTTTGGGTTAGGGGGTGTGGGCTAGACTTGGATACAAAACTGAGGTATCAAGGTGGTGCTGATGATTGGACAGTGGATTGTGGGTGTGGGGCTAAAGATGATGATGGGGAGAGGATGGTGGCCTGTGATGTTTGCCATGTGTGGCAACATAGAAGGTGCAACAGCATTAAGGATAATGAAGCTGCCCCTCGTATGTTTGTATGTTGTAGGTGCAAAAATGGTAGGAAGAAGTATTGACTTGGTTTTCCATTTCCAGTTTTGATGAGTAGTTGTGAGTCTAAAACTGTAAAGGAATGGGAGAACAGGCTGACACTTGATAGTATAGCTCAGTgaaaggtttttattttcttattttattttttgttgtgaaaaaatgataaatagaGAAGCTGTGCATCTGAATAAGGCAATGCTTCCGGTATAAATTCCTCTTGATTTTTGTGTAAATATTAACTCTTGGCACTGATGATAAGAAACGTTTGTCATAAGCATTTTCAACATACCAATTTATCTtctcttgttcttctttttttggttgttgttgttgttgttgttataaaGAGAGTCAAATTCGAGAGCTTCGGAGATGGGAGATATCAGTGCCTTAGTGCGACTGAGCGAGGCACACTGCCATCAGTGATTATTGATGTCAGGTTATCAGTAAGAAGTTACCGGGTCAGAtgacaacaaaacaaaagagagagatgatTGCCCGCCCGGTCTCGGATCTCGGGTCAAGTCCACATCAGAGCTCAATGGATCAAAACGACCATCCAACATTTTCTTCTCTGTATATATATTAGAACAACAAATATAAGAGAgatccttgaaaaaaataaaaaaataaagattaggaGTATCAATGGATGCACAAACCCAGAGATAAATCAATGCCCAGCTCCTTAGAAAGACCATTTTAGCTCCTTTCTCCCTTGATGCCAAATTTTTCTCTCCCGAGCGCGCGCACAGACGGGGAGATGCTATATTTTGGTCAGTTGGACGAGAAGCTAAGACTAAAGGGTATTTACATATCCTTCCCTCCGATTCCAATGAGCAGCGCCGTCAAGCCCTTTCATCTGGTTACTGCTGCTTCAAAGAGTGCACGGTGTCGTGGCAGACGCGAGCAAGAAAGATTtcgtttttaaaaattctactTGGTGAGTAGAAAGAATTCCTTCAAGATTCTGATGATCACCAACGCCATATGGGTTAGTAGAATCGGGGATTTACTTGCCCTTATGGCTTACGTAGTAAgtgagtgtgtttggtattacgGTAgcggttgtggttgtggtttaaaaaaagttattttataaaaagtacttttagttgaggctggtttgaaaaaataggtgtttggttaaaactatggttgaaattgaggttgaagaaaaagtaattttaatgtgtttggttaagaatgcttttgaaattgaggttataaaataattttaaaaaatatatattaatattgatggtttttaatttaaatattatggatttaactattactattacatcatgaaataaaccacactttatataaaaaaaataactttaacaaaaaactatctacaatttcattacgtacaaaattcatccgacaagaactacaaaattaggtaaaatattatcaaaaataaaattaagattacagtacgagtaaatttaattcaccttaaactaatttttttaaaaaaagttgttgttcACGtttacgtgaacagtgcaagtgaaattaattaagtgtactggttaaaaaaaaaccttgttcactgaacagtggaggcatgcctccactgtttaaaaaaaaaaatgttcagtgaacagtggagccatgctccactgttcactacAGTAGCATCATTTCACCGCGTATAAAGCAGGCAGGAGCTGCTTCTCATTTTCTCGCGTTTCAAACGCTGCAGCACGTGGGATCCAGTGAACAGTAACTCGCGTTCATGTGTTACCAAACAGCTTGTAGCTTCAAATCGCAGGAAACGTGGACGCCACCATGTTGCCAAACGGTTTCAAAAGCTAACGGGTTGAAGCCTGTGAATCCCGACAATGGGTTAACCAGCTGAAAGTGAAGTGGAAAGCCTTTGGTTTGGTATGATGATATACTATACCGCTCGTACATTGGTATGAGATATAGATACGATACATCGTACAAATACTATTTACGGTATGATATATTATGAATACattgataaattataatttctatatcttgttatttaaaaatagataattaatAAGCATTTCATGGAATACAATCAActgattttaagaaataaaaagtttataaattaaGTAGAAATGTCACATTCACTCaaataattcaatttgattttttaataacatcCACACGCCCCCACAATTTGTGAAtgacttttattatatataaaaatcataaaaaaaacaccctatTTTCTCTATCTTAGAAATGATTGATTTATATCCATCAAGTATCCaagtattaaatataaatataaatatatttttaaactaacactaaatatctaaaataatattttatttttcaataattcaatatatatttgagaagtatttgaaatacatgaaaaaaatagcatgtcacatattgtattgaatatgaatATTAGGGAGTTtcatttgagataaaaaaaacaatcaaactaaatttttttagaaaataaaaattaaatcaaatcaaattaaaaattagtttcaCTGAACCGATAGAGATTTTTTAAGGTTCCATGCTTCATACATAGAggatatactatttttttttaattt is a window encoding:
- the LOC7471431 gene encoding PHD finger protein At2g01810; amino-acid sequence: MAITTTIFEACSKKRKGSPLISTFNNSCSPPRPPPPPMPLHSGPFRDNIREFLKHCAEIEDYTVCHNPVWCALLLSDSTGVVFPLYVLEENIHSSHPRPLCDRCRCIGWSHHFVSKRRYHLIIPKDDQWNKPLNKESLEKNNHLLHGLIHCNGFGHLLCINGIEANSKFLHGKELMNLWDHLCSILQTREISVEDLSKKAGSMDLRLLHGVAYGRTWFGKWGYNFSRGSFGVTQQKYERAIQILSSLDVSKIIHDFINKRQGELVKRIINIYRDASETRLVTISDLFQFMLALNSTPLIRRKIALTLAAIPSKSSTHSAQQPETCLFKDPNHHSSFSFIAKFDESRWPARRLDDVVRVVLTTLEANGSKMDRQTLRDAVRQHIGDTGLIDFVIKNIDKVAVENRFIHRVVNPVTRKLVISLQDVVHEGKSEKKMESHADIPALEPGLDVNKDLHFLYNYVLLGYPDSHSVTLAIRAILDSKHFAKQWQFKGNNDHEDSFLGLVLRLRPSYNELVKELTRPLPPGELLVVPQYATVDELKLMVQCALRDTYYVMDKFAVKDVQIGKIEEKEYQDGVMCEVEQGVQVWVRGCGLDLDTKLRYQGGADDWTVDCGCGAKDDDGERMVACDVCHVWQHRRCNSIKDNEAAPRMFVCCRCKNGRKKY